Genomic segment of Kiritimatiellaceae bacterium:
CAGTCTACGGCGAGGCAGGCGAGTATGGCGTTGAAGGTCTGGCTCGGGCGCATGGCGGCGGAGACGAGTGTTGCGTCGGGGCGGTAGTAGCCGCCGATATCGATCGGCTTGCCCTGAACGGCGGTCAGTTCCGCGATAATTTTTGTTTCGTTTTCCGCCTTCGCCAAGGCTGCGGCGGACGAGTCGCTTGCCACCGCACTCCAGATTTTCCTGTAGCGAAGTTGGCGCTGGCGGAGCAGCGCCATCCAGGAGGGTTGCGCTCTGTCGCAACCGGGTTCCAAACATTGGAAACGCGACGAGGGCGTCGCGTCTACGTTTGACCTTGAGACTTTCGACCTTCGACTACAACGCGGCGAGAGCCGCGTTGAACGTCTTGCTCGGGCGCATGGCGGCGGAGACGAGTATTGCGTCGGGGCGGTAGTAGCCGCCGACATCGACCGGCTTGCCCTGAACGGCGGTCAGTTCCGCGATAATTTTTGTTTCGTTTTCCGCCAGTGCTTTGGCGAGCGGGGCGAAGCGCGCTTTGAGTTCCGCATCCTTATTTTGCGCGGCGAGCGCTTCGGCCCAGTAGAGCGCGAGATAGAAGTGGCTTCCGCGGTTGTCGAGTTCGCCGACTTTGCGGGCCGGTGATTTGTCTTCCTGTAAAAATTTCGCGGTAGCGGCGTCGAGTGTGTCGGCGAGAATTTGCGCCTTCGGATTTTTAAATACCGTCGCCAGATGTTCGAGTGATACGCCGAGGGCGAGGAATTCGCCGAGTGAGTCCCAGCGCAGATAGTTTTCTTTCAGGAACTGCTGAACGTGTTTCGGGGCGGAGCCGCCCGCGCCGGTTTCAAACATGCCGCCGCCGTTCATTAGCGGAACAATCGAGAGCATTTTGGCGCTGGTGCCGAGTTCCAGAATCGGGAAGAGGTCGGTGAGGTAGTCGCGCAGGACGTTGCCGGTGACGGAAATGGTATCCAGTCCGGCTTTGGCCCGTTCGAGCGAAAGGCGGGTCGCCGCTTCGGGCGACATGATTTGAAGTTCCAGACCTTTTGTGTCGTGGTCTTTCAGATATTTTTCAACCTTGGCGATGAGCTGGGCGTCGTGGGCGCGGTTTTTATCGAGCCAGAAAATGGCCGGCACGCCGGTGGCGCGGGCGCGGGTGACGGCGAGCTTAACCCAGTCGCGGATCGGCGCGTCTTTTGCCTGACAGGCGCGCCAGATGTCGCCTTTTTCAACCTTGTGCTCAAACAGCACGTTACCGAAGCCATCGCTGACGCGAACGGTTCCGTTTGCCGGAATTTCGAAGGTCTTGTTGTGCGAGCCGTACTCTTCGGCGGCCTGTGCCATGAGGCCGACGTTCGCCACGCTGCCCATCGTGCGCGGATCAAATGCGCCGTGGGTTTTGCAGAAGGCGATGGTTTCGGCGTAGATGCTGGCGTAGCAGCGGTCGGGAATAATAAAGTTGGTGTCCTGCTGTTTGCCGTCCTTGTTCCACATCTGGCCGGAGGTACGGATGGCGGCGGGCATCGAGGCGTCGATGATGATGTCGCTCGGAACATGGAGGTTGGTGATGCCTTTGGCGGAATCGACCATGGCGATGTCCGGCGCGGATTGATAGACAGCGGCGATATCGGTTTCGATCTCGGCTTTTTGATCAGTGGGCAGGGTTGCGATTTTGGCGATCAAGTCGCCAAGACCGTTGTTTACGTTGACGCTCAGCTTGGCGAAGGTGGCGGCATGTTTGTCAAAAACCGGTTTGAAGAAAACGGAAACGCAGTGGCCGAAGATGATCGGGTCGGAGACTTTCATCATGGTGGCCTTCATGTGCAGAGAGAAGAGAACGCCTGCTTTTTTCGAGGCGGCGATTTGGTCCGTCAGGAATTTACGCAGCGCGTTGGCGCTCAGGAACGTTCCGTCAAGAATTTCGCCCGCCTGAAGTTTCAGGCCGTCCTTAAGAACGGTGACGCTGCCGTCGGCGGCGACGAGTTCGATTTTGGCGACGGTTGCTGACGGAACGGTGACCGACTTTTCATTTCCGAAGAAATCGTTGGCGCTCATGCTGGAGACAACGGATTTGGAATCCGGCGACCAAGCGCCCATGCGGTGCGGGTTGTTTTTGGCGTACTGTTTGACGGCGGCGGCGCAGCGGCGGTCGGAGTTGCCTTCGCGCAGAACCGGATTGACCGCGCTGCCTTTGATTTTGTCGTAGCGGGGTTTGGCGGACGGGTCGTCGTAGTCGGGCAGTTTAAAGCCTTTGGACTGGAGTTCAGCGATGCAGGCTTTCAGTTGCGGCATGGAGGCGGAAATGTTCGGCAGTTTGATGATGTTGGCTTCCGGTTGCAGGGTCAGCGCGCCCAGCTCGGTCAGCGCATCGGGAACGCGCTGTTTTTCGGTCAGGAAGTCGGGGAAGGCGGCTAGAATGCGGCCTGCAAGGGAAATGTCGCGCGGTTCGACGGTTACACCGGCGGCGGCGGTGAAGGCTTCAATGATCGGAAGCAGGGATTGTGTGGCTAAAGCCGGGGCTTCGTCGGTAATGGTGTAGATGATTTTGGCTTTGTTGTTCATAGGATTATTTCGGCTGGATCTGTTTGAAAACAGGCAATGTGTATTTAAAGCCGTGATTATGTCAAGGCCGGTTCAGAGTATCCGGAAATGTCTGTTGTGAGGGTGCAATGAAAAACTAAAGGATGTTGTTGAAAGTCGGCAGACAAACCATATAGTTCTGCGCTTTTCTGGGCAGCATTGCCGGGCGCCGTCGAGCGAGCCGGAGCGAAGCGGGCAGAGTAACGAGGTAATAGGTAATGATTGAAAACCTGATTCCATGGATGGTGGCTTTTCCGTTGTTGGCAGGTGTCGTCCTGCTGTTCATTTCCAGCGATATCCTGCGGCGCTACGCCGTCTATGCCGCCACGGCCGTCGTCATGGCCGGATCGGTTCTTCTCGCCTGGAAGTCTAATCAGAACACGATGGGTCTGGACGGGTCTGCGCACAATATCAGTTTTGTCATGCTCGCCGTTGAGGCGCTGATTGCCAGCTTCCTGATCCGGATCACGGCGAAATCCAAAAACTGGCTGGCTCTTGGGTTGCTCCTGACGCAGTTCCTGCTGGTGGCAGGTTTTGAAATTCACGAACTGCTCAAGCCGGTACCGGTGACTGAATCGGTCGCCGCCGTTTCGCCGTGGATTCTCTGCGACCAGCTTTCCGTGATCATGGTTCTGGTGATCGGCATTATCGGCGGTTTGATCTGCATCTATGCACCCGCCTATATGACAGAGTTCCACAAACAGCATCCGGAATTCCGCGACCGCCGCCCGATGTTCTTCGCCACGTTCTTCATCTTCCTCGGCGCCATGTTCGGTATCGTTTTTTCCAACAGCCTGAACTGGCTCTATTTCTTCTGGGAAATCACCACGCTAAGTTCGTTCCTGCTGATCGGCTACAAAGAGACAGCCGAGTCCAAGACCAACGCCATGCGCGCCCTGACGATGAACCTGATGGGCGGTCTTGGTTTTGCGCTGGCGATTGTCCTGCTGGGCAACAACGGAATCGGAACTCTGCTCGGACTGAGAGATCAGGGCCACGCTTCACAGATGATTGTTATCGCTGCCGGCCTGCTCGCTTTCGCCGGTATCACCAAGGCGGCTCAGTTTCCGTTCGCCGGATGGTTGCGCGGTGCGATGGTGGCGCCGACACCGGTTTCCGCGCTGCTGCATTCCAGCACGATGGTGAAGGCGGGCGTTTATCTGGTTCTCCGTCTTGCGCCGAATCTGGAGGGAACGAAAGTTGGACTGGCTGTTGCGCTGGTCGGCGCGGTCACGTTTGTCGCCGGTTCGCTCGTTGCCATTTGTACAAGCGACGCCAAGAAGATCCTGGCCTATTCGACGGTTTCCAACCTCGGACTGATTGTTCTTTGCGGCGGTATCGGCACCAAAGAAGCGGTCTGGGCCGGCATCCTGTTGATCATTTTTCATGCCGTGGCCAAAGCGCTTCTCTTCCTCTGTGTCGGCGTGGTCGAAAACAAGATACACAGCCGCGATGTCGAGGATATGGCCGGACTGGTTCTGCGCATGCCGAAAATCGCGGTGATGATCGAGATCGGTATTGCCGGCATGTTTCTCGCCCCGTTCGGTATGCTGATCAGTAAATGGGCCGTTCTCAAAGCGATTGTTGACGCGCATCCGCTTCTCTCGATCTTCATTGTCTTCGGCAGTTCGGCCACGCTTTTCTTCTGGGTCAAGTGGCTGGGCAAGCTGCTGCAGATTACCGGTTCGATGGAAAAGAAAGAAAAAGGCATCAGCGGCGGAAAATGGGTTGCTCTGGGTTCTCTGGCGGGTTTAACCATTCTCACCTGCATGAGCTTCCCGCTGATCTCCAACCAGTTCATTGAGCCGTATATCGGCGGCGGCTTCAAGGCGGCGGACAGCGTTTTGGGGCACAGCAATCTGATTGTCATGGGACTGATGCTGGCGATGGTGTCGATGTTTCCGCTCAGTTTTTTCAACTACAACCGCAAAGTGAAGGTGGTTGATGCCTATCTCGCCGGTGCCAACGTTGAATCAACCGACGGTCAGGCCCGCTTTCAGGGGTCGGCCGGCATCATCCGCGACATGTCGATGCACAACTATTACATCGGCCAGCTGCTTGGCGAAGAGCGGGTTTTCAAGGCCGGTTTCTGGATTTCGATCGCAACACTGGTCGCGCTGGCCGGAACCTTCCTGATGCCGATCGGCCTGCCGCAGGAAATTATCCACACCATTGCTCCGCATACGCTTCCGTTCAAGGAAGTGATGATCCGTCTGGGAGCTTATCTGGTGCTGGCGCCGCTCATTGGCGGCTTGCTGGCCGGTATCGACCGCAAGCTGACGGCCCGCATGCAAGGTCGTCGCGGTCCGCCGATCCGGCAGGCCTTCTACGATGTCGCCAAACTGTGGGGCAAGGAAAGTATCGTGGTCCGCCGTTCGCAGAACTTCTATGTTCTGTTCTTCTTCCTCTTTGTTGTTTTCACTGGCGCGCTGTTCTTCTGCGGTTCCGACCTGTTGCTGGTGATCTTTTCGCTGACGCTGGCTGGAATTTTTCTTGTCCTCGCGGCCTACAAAGCGAGTTCGCCCTACAGCTTCATCGGAGCCGAGCGTGAACTGATCCAGATGGTCGCCTACGAACCGATGGTGCTGATGGCCGCCGTCGGCATGTACATGACCAGCGGCAGCTTTCGCGTCGATGACATTTTTGCCAACCCCGTCAATCCACTGAAGTTGATTCTGATTTTCGCCGGGTTTCTCTACATTCTGGAAATCAAGTTCCGCAAATCGCCATTTGACCTTTCGACTTCGCACCACGCCCATCAGGAACTGGTGAAAGGGATTACCACCGAATTCTCCGGCAAGATGCTGGCGCTGATCGAAATTGCCCACTGGTACGAGAACGTCGTCCTGTTCGCGTGGGTCGGTTTGTTCTTCGCCTTTAACCTGTGGGTCGCCGCCGCCGCCATGGTGCTGGTCTTCTTCTTTATGATTTTCGTCGACAACACCTTCGCCCGCCTGAAATGGCAGCTCGCGATCAAGAGCGCTTGGACGGTGACGCTGGTGCTGGCGGTAGCCAACCTGATTCTTTTAGCCCTTTGGAAATGAAAGGAACACCTGTATGACCGCTTTTAAAAAGTCCCCCTGGGTGATCCATTACGATGCGTCGAGCTGTAACGGCTGCGACATCGAAGTGCTCGCCTGTCTGATGCCGAACTTTGACGTCGAGCGTTTCGGTATCATCAATACCGGCAATCCCAAGCATGCCGACATCTTTCTGGTGACCGGTTCGGTTAACGTCCAGAACGCGCCGGTCGTTCGCAATATCTACGCCCAGATGCCGGATCCGAAAGTGGTCGTCGCCATCGGGATATGCGGCACCTCCGGCGGTATTTTCCGCGAATGCTACAACGTC
This window contains:
- a CDS encoding NADP-dependent isocitrate dehydrogenase gives rise to the protein MNNKAKIIYTITDEAPALATQSLLPIIEAFTAAAGVTVEPRDISLAGRILAAFPDFLTEKQRVPDALTELGALTLQPEANIIKLPNISASMPQLKACIAELQSKGFKLPDYDDPSAKPRYDKIKGSAVNPVLREGNSDRRCAAAVKQYAKNNPHRMGAWSPDSKSVVSSMSANDFFGNEKSVTVPSATVAKIELVAADGSVTVLKDGLKLQAGEILDGTFLSANALRKFLTDQIAASKKAGVLFSLHMKATMMKVSDPIIFGHCVSVFFKPVFDKHAATFAKLSVNVNNGLGDLIAKIATLPTDQKAEIETDIAAVYQSAPDIAMVDSAKGITNLHVPSDIIIDASMPAAIRTSGQMWNKDGKQQDTNFIIPDRCYASIYAETIAFCKTHGAFDPRTMGSVANVGLMAQAAEEYGSHNKTFEIPANGTVRVSDGFGNVLFEHKVEKGDIWRACQAKDAPIRDWVKLAVTRARATGVPAIFWLDKNRAHDAQLIAKVEKYLKDHDTKGLELQIMSPEAATRLSLERAKAGLDTISVTGNVLRDYLTDLFPILELGTSAKMLSIVPLMNGGGMFETGAGGSAPKHVQQFLKENYLRWDSLGEFLALGVSLEHLATVFKNPKAQILADTLDAATAKFLQEDKSPARKVGELDNRGSHFYLALYWAEALAAQNKDAELKARFAPLAKALAENETKIIAELTAVQGKPVDVGGYYRPDAILVSAAMRPSKTFNAALAAL
- a CDS encoding hydrogenase, whose translation is MIENLIPWMVAFPLLAGVVLLFISSDILRRYAVYAATAVVMAGSVLLAWKSNQNTMGLDGSAHNISFVMLAVEALIASFLIRITAKSKNWLALGLLLTQFLLVAGFEIHELLKPVPVTESVAAVSPWILCDQLSVIMVLVIGIIGGLICIYAPAYMTEFHKQHPEFRDRRPMFFATFFIFLGAMFGIVFSNSLNWLYFFWEITTLSSFLLIGYKETAESKTNAMRALTMNLMGGLGFALAIVLLGNNGIGTLLGLRDQGHASQMIVIAAGLLAFAGITKAAQFPFAGWLRGAMVAPTPVSALLHSSTMVKAGVYLVLRLAPNLEGTKVGLAVALVGAVTFVAGSLVAICTSDAKKILAYSTVSNLGLIVLCGGIGTKEAVWAGILLIIFHAVAKALLFLCVGVVENKIHSRDVEDMAGLVLRMPKIAVMIEIGIAGMFLAPFGMLISKWAVLKAIVDAHPLLSIFIVFGSSATLFFWVKWLGKLLQITGSMEKKEKGISGGKWVALGSLAGLTILTCMSFPLISNQFIEPYIGGGFKAADSVLGHSNLIVMGLMLAMVSMFPLSFFNYNRKVKVVDAYLAGANVESTDGQARFQGSAGIIRDMSMHNYYIGQLLGEERVFKAGFWISIATLVALAGTFLMPIGLPQEIIHTIAPHTLPFKEVMIRLGAYLVLAPLIGGLLAGIDRKLTARMQGRRGPPIRQAFYDVAKLWGKESIVVRRSQNFYVLFFFLFVVFTGALFFCGSDLLLVIFSLTLAGIFLVLAAYKASSPYSFIGAERELIQMVAYEPMVLMAAVGMYMTSGSFRVDDIFANPVNPLKLILIFAGFLYILEIKFRKSPFDLSTSHHAHQELVKGITTEFSGKMLALIEIAHWYENVVLFAWVGLFFAFNLWVAAAAMVLVFFFMIFVDNTFARLKWQLAIKSAWTVTLVLAVANLILLALWK